In a single window of the Carassius auratus strain Wakin unplaced genomic scaffold, ASM336829v1 scaf_tig00018649, whole genome shotgun sequence genome:
- the LOC113076085 gene encoding uncharacterized protein LOC113076085 has product MASQTSSSSQRELINWCKGESLDLKHALLLHGVPEGVSREEIEETAGTIKALGKVRVRGKMFHPQQQSVMVLCECREEIDPSKIPPEIMPISEGSGWKTVYYTEPQLDNFEEKLLSFLQSEGRTLDDLPGLCSLTKEGNSNPEDIIRAVGDVMTRTNQQHDSHPYRRLRTFSGVSPTPTGEETLDNWLEQATLLVEEGECSDKEKRRRILESLKGPAFEIIQAVRLNQPDASPSEYIKAIESIFGTVESPEELYLSFRALHQQSGERLSEFLRRVEKSLVKVVQGGGLPVSAANSARLEQLLRGSTSELMLLQLKIRERSSNPPTFLNLLREVMEEEVRQLAKQSHLSHMRPQRVRTVQAEKEKEPESVSRSELQAQIRELRAQLEQRNNLQPQPISDESLTGLKENQKQKNESQSELQSLRKQVKALENKMSVMAVKYTSDPPREHTPQPHRYKAAPVYKPAHSKVFPPRQDKDEFFCYRCGENGHIATRCTAPENLQKVIRKFIRLVRVSPLPNKENPNPAAEEQHVARTNKVEVSEPNTDLPEGLVGPSFIHTIKVNDVVCNALIDSGSNVTIIFESWYNKHLPDVPIKPLSGLGLWGLSDTEFPYKGYVVVEMEFTEEITGVSGRVEVLALICPEPRNQQQTPVLVGTNTSLFRRLWELVKTKGDENIVHSMRIQSVYAPVKAQEQFAKDEVLGQIKWKGPGLLSIAPGVKYYATCKVERQSAPSKDLVLIDAPTEQLLPAGLLVQPGVLSDANIDNNSFTVLIQNESKRATSIPVGTIVAEMYAVDTVTPVQLSNLPAETLDPSLFNFGDSPIPEEWKSRFQQKLAERRNVFSLHEWDVGRAKGVEHHIRLHDLRPFRERSRRIAPADIDDVRRHIQQLLATGIITESRSPYASPIVVVRKKNGKIRICIDYRTLNNRTTPDQYTMPRIDDALDSLSGSQWFSVLDLRSGYYQIEMAPEDKEKTAFICPLGFYQFERMPQGITGAPATFQRLMEKAVGDMHLLEALVYLDDIIIFSKTLEEHEQRLLKVLDRLEEVGLKVSIDKCQFCQPEVKYVGHIVSANGIATDPDKVEVVKHWKEPTHLKPLKSFLGFCSYYRRFIANYSAIVRPLSELTKGYAPTWQDPKTKKVLTQAKSISSRQSHSENGGLKLARTLSTVFVTV; this is encoded by the coding sequence ATGGCAAGCCAAACAAGTAGTTCATCACAACGTGAGCTAATTAACTGGTGCAAAGGAGAATCATTAGATTTAAAACATGCCCTCCTTTTACATGGAGTGCCAGAAGGTGTTTCAAGAGAAGAGATTGAAGAAACAGCAGGGACTATCAAAGCATTGGGAAAAGTTAGAGTGAGAGGCAAAATGTTTCACCCTCAACAACAATCAGTAATGGTGTTATGTGAGTGTCGTGAAGAGATTGACCCTTCCAAAATCCCACCTGAGATAATGCCTATAAGTGAAGGAAGTGGTTGGAAAACTGTCTATTATACAGAGCCTCAGCTTGATAACTTTGAAGAGAAGTTACTTTCCTTTTTGCAGAGCGAAGGGAGAACCTTAGATGACTTGCCAGGTTTATGTTCACTCACCAAAGAGGGTAACAGCAACCCTGAAGACATCATCCGTGCGGTTGGTGATGTTATGACCAGAACAAATCAACAACATGACAGTCACCCATACAGACGTCTGCGGACATTCTCCGGGGTCAGTCCCACCCCAACTGGAGAAGAGACCTTAGATAACTGGCTGGAACAAGCAACACTCTTAGTAGAGGAAGGTGAGTGCTCCGACAAAGAAAAACGGCGTCGGATACTGGAGAGTCTTAAAGGGCCCGCCTTTGAAATCATTCAAGCTGTGCGCCTGAATCAACCTGATGCTAGCCCAAGTGAGTACATAAAGGCTATAGAGAGCATTTTTGGTACAGTAGAGTCCCCAGAAGAACTATACTTGTCGTTTAGAGCCCTCCACCAACAGTCTGGTGAGCGTTTGTCTGAGTTCCTACGAAGAGTAGAAAAATCTCTTGTCAAAGTAGTGCAGGGAGGTGGTTTACCTGTTAGCGCTGCCAATAGCGCTCGTTTAGAGCAGCTTCTTAGAGGGTCTACCTCTGAACTCATGTTGCTTCAGTTGAAAATTAGGGAGCGGAGTAGTAATCCCCCTACATTCTTGAACCTGTTAAGAGAAGTGATGGAAGAGGAGGTTCGCCAATTAGCCAAACAAAGCCATTTGTCACACATGCGTCCTCAGCGTGTACGCACTGTCCAAGCTGAAAAGGAGAAAGAACCTGAATCAGTCTCTAGGAGTGAACTGCAAGCTCAGATTCGAGAATTGAGAGCGCAGCTAGAGCAGAGAAACAACCTACAACCTCAGCCAATCTCTGATGAATCTTTAACAGGTCTGAAAGAGaaccaaaaacagaaaaatgAGTCACAGAGTGAATTGCAATCGCTAAGGAAACAAGTGAAAGCCTTAGAAAATAAAATGAGTGTAATGGCAGTGAAATACACATCAGACCCCCCACGAGAACACACACCTCAGCCTCACCGATACAAAGCAGCTCCAGTTTACAAGCCCGCTCATTCCAAAGTTTTTCCTCCCCGacaagacaaggatgagtttttctGTTATCGGTGTGGGGAAAATGGACACATAGCCACCAGATGTACTGCCCCTGAGAATCTCCAGAAAGTTATTAGAAAGTTTATACGCTTAGTGCGAGTTTCCCCTTTACCAAACAAAGAGAACCCAAATCCTGCAGCTGAAGAGCAGCATGTAGCTAGAACCAATAAGGTTGAAGTCTCAGAACCTAACACTGACTTGCCTGAAGGTCTCGTAGGTCCATCATTTATACACACCATCAAAGTTAATGATGTGGTCTGCAATGCTCTTATCGACAGTGGGTCTAACGTGACTATTATTTTTGAAAGCTGGTATAACAAACACTTACCTGATGTCCCGATAAAACCCCTCTCTGGTCTTGGACTCTGGGGCCTTTCAGACACTGAGTTTCCTTACAAAGGATATGTTGTGGTTGAGATGGAGTTCACTGAAGAGATCACTGGTGTATCGGGACGAGTAGAAGTGCTTGCTTTAATCTGCCCTGAGCCAAGAAATCAGCAACAAACCCCAGTATTGGTTGGCACCAACACATCTCTGTTTCGCCGCTTATGGGAGCTGGTGAAGACAAAAGGTGACGAGAACATTGTGCATTCAATGAGGATTCAGTCTGTTTACGCACCTGTCAAAGCACAAGAGCAGTTTGCAAAAGACGAAGTCTTGGGACAGATAAAGTGGAAAGGACCTGGTTTACTCTCAATTGCTCCAGGTGTAAAGTACTATGCAACATGCAAAGTGGAAAGACAGAGTGCCCCATCCAAAGACCTTGTACTGATTGATGCACCCACTGAACAGTTGCTCCCTGCTGGTCTACTGGTACAGCCTGGTGTGCTCTCAGACGCCAACATAGATAATAACAGTTTCACTGTCCTCATTCAGAATGAGTCAAAAAGGGCAACTTCCATCCCAGTTGGGACCATCGTTGCTGAGATGTATGCTGTGGACACAGTTACCCCAGTTCAGCTTTCCAACCTCCCAGCTGAAACTCTAGACCCAAGTCTTTTCAATTTCGGGGACTCTCCAATTCCCGAAGAGTGGAAAAGTCGGTTTCAGCAGAAGTTGGCTGAGAGGCGGAATGTCTTCTCACTGCATGAGTGGGATGTTGGTCGCGCCAAGGGTGTTGAACACCACATACGCCTGCATGACCTCAGACCTTTCAGGGAGAGGTCAAGGAGAATAGCCCCTGCCGACATAGACGATGTGCGGCGACACATACAACAACTACTGGCCACTGGCATTATCACGGAGTCCCGTAGCCCATACGCCTCACCAATTGTGGTAGTCCGCAAAAAGAATGGGAAGATAAGAATCTGTATTGATTACAGAACACTGAACAACCGCACCACACCAGATCAGTACACAATGCCACGCATTGACGATGCCTTGGATTCTCTATCAGGCAGCCAATGGTTTTCAGTTCTGGATTTGCGCAGTGGTTACTACCAGATAGAGATGGCTCCGGAGGACAAAGAAAAGACAGCGTTCATTTGCCCTCTCGGTTTCTATCAATTTGAGCGCATGCCACAAGGAATCACAGGAGCGCCAGCAACATTTCAGCGCTTAATGGAAAAGGCTGTAGGCGATATGCATCTTCTGGAAGCTCTCGTATACTTAGATGATATCATCATTTTCAGCAAGACACTTGAGGAGCACGAGCAACGTCTTCTCAAGGTGTTGGACAGACTAGAGGAGGTCGGATTGAAGGTTTCTATTGACAAATGCCAATTCTGTCAGCCCGAGGTCAAGTATGTGGGTCATATTGTTTCTGCTAATGGAATAGCTACGGATCCAGACAAAGTGGAGGTAGTAAAGCATTGGAAAGAGCCTACTCACTTGAAACCGCTGAAGTCCTTCCTCGGATTTTGCAGTTATTATCGGAGGTTCATTGCAAACTATTCTGCCATTGTCCGTCCCCTCTCCGAGCTCACTAAAGGTTACGCCCCCACTTGGCAAGACCCAAAGACTAAAAAAGTGTTGACTCAAGCAAAGTCTATTTCAAGCCGTCAGAGCCATTCGGAGAACGGTGGACTAAAACTTGCCAGGACGCTTTCGACCGTATTCGTGACTGTTTGA